The Streptomyces achromogenes genome window below encodes:
- the aceE gene encoding pyruvate dehydrogenase (acetyl-transferring), homodimeric type yields the protein MASGSDRNPIIIGGLPSQVPDFDPEETQEWLDSLDAAIDERGRDRARYLMLRLIERAREKRVAVPEMRSTDYVNTIPTRAEPFFPGNEEIERKILNATRWNAAVMVSRAQRPGIGVGGHIATFASSASLYDVGFNHFFRGKDEGDGGDQVFFQGHASPGIYARAFLLDRLSEDNLDGFRQEKSKAPHGLSSYPHPRLMPDFWEFPTVSMGLGPIGAIYQARMNRYMHARGIADTSKSRVWAFLGDGEMDEPESLGQLTIAAREGLDNLTFVVNCNLQRLDGPVRGNGKVIQELESVFRGAGWNVIKLIWDRSWDPLLAQDRDGTLVNRMNTTPDGQFQTYATESGAYIRDHFFGDDHRLRAMVEGMTDDQILHLGRGGHDHRKIYAAFKAAVEHTGQPTVILAKTVKGWTLGPNFEGRNATHQMKKLTVADLKGFRDRLHLPISDKELEGGAPPYFHPGRNSEEIQYMHDRRKSCGGYVPTRVVRSEPLALPDDKTYASVKKGSGQQSIATTMAFVRLLKDLMRDKEIGKRFVLIAPDEYRTFGMDSFFPSAKIYNPLGQQYESVDRELLLAYKESPTGQMLHDGISEAGCTASLIAAGSAYATHGEPLIPVYVFYSMFGFQRTGDQFWQMSDQLARGFVLGATAGRTTLTGEGLQHADGHSQLLASTNPGCVAYDPAFGFEIAHIVQDGLRRMYGSSAEHPHGEDVFYYLTVYNEPIQHPAEPANVDAEGILKGIHRFSEGTSGSIPAQIIASGVAVPWALQAQKILAEDWNVKADVWSATSWNELRREAVEVERHNLLHPEEEQQVPYVTRKLSGAEGPFVAVSDWMRSVPDQIARWVPGTYQSLGADGFGFADTRGAARRFFHIDAESVVVAVLTELAREGKVDRSLLKQAIDRYQLLDVAAADPGAAGGDA from the coding sequence GTGGCTTCCGGATCCGATCGCAACCCGATCATCATTGGCGGCCTTCCGAGTCAGGTTCCTGACTTCGATCCCGAGGAAACCCAGGAGTGGCTCGACTCCCTCGACGCCGCGATCGACGAGCGCGGCCGGGATCGGGCCCGCTATCTCATGCTGCGCCTGATCGAGCGGGCCCGCGAGAAGCGCGTGGCCGTGCCCGAGATGCGCAGCACGGACTACGTCAACACCATCCCCACCAGGGCCGAGCCGTTCTTCCCGGGCAACGAGGAGATCGAGCGCAAGATCCTCAACGCCACCCGCTGGAACGCGGCCGTGATGGTGTCCAGGGCCCAGCGGCCGGGCATCGGCGTGGGCGGTCACATCGCCACCTTCGCCTCCTCGGCGTCCCTCTACGACGTCGGCTTCAACCACTTCTTCCGCGGCAAGGACGAGGGCGACGGCGGCGACCAGGTCTTCTTCCAGGGCCACGCCTCGCCGGGCATCTACGCGCGCGCGTTCCTGCTCGACCGGCTCAGCGAGGACAACCTCGACGGGTTCCGCCAGGAGAAGTCGAAGGCGCCGCACGGGCTGTCCTCGTATCCGCACCCGCGCCTGATGCCCGACTTCTGGGAGTTCCCGACGGTGTCGATGGGCCTCGGCCCGATCGGCGCGATCTACCAGGCGCGGATGAACCGCTACATGCACGCGCGCGGGATCGCCGACACGTCGAAGTCGCGCGTGTGGGCGTTCCTCGGGGACGGCGAGATGGACGAGCCGGAGTCGCTCGGCCAGCTGACGATCGCCGCGCGTGAGGGCCTGGACAACCTGACCTTCGTGGTCAACTGCAACCTCCAGCGGCTCGACGGGCCGGTGCGCGGCAACGGCAAGGTCATCCAGGAGCTGGAGTCGGTCTTCCGGGGCGCCGGCTGGAACGTGATCAAGCTGATCTGGGACCGGTCGTGGGACCCGCTGCTCGCCCAGGACCGCGACGGCACCCTCGTCAACCGGATGAACACGACGCCGGACGGTCAGTTCCAGACGTACGCCACCGAGTCCGGCGCCTACATCCGGGACCACTTCTTCGGCGACGACCACCGGCTGCGCGCGATGGTCGAGGGCATGACCGACGACCAGATCCTGCACCTGGGCCGCGGCGGTCACGACCACCGGAAGATCTACGCGGCGTTCAAGGCGGCCGTGGAGCACACCGGCCAGCCGACGGTCATCCTCGCCAAGACGGTCAAGGGCTGGACGCTGGGGCCGAACTTCGAGGGCCGCAACGCCACGCACCAGATGAAGAAGCTGACGGTCGCCGACCTCAAGGGCTTCCGCGACCGGCTGCACCTGCCGATCTCCGACAAGGAGCTGGAGGGCGGTGCGCCGCCGTACTTCCACCCCGGCCGGAACTCGGAGGAGATCCAGTACATGCACGACCGCCGCAAGAGCTGCGGCGGCTATGTCCCGACCCGTGTGGTGCGCTCCGAGCCGCTCGCACTGCCGGACGACAAGACGTACGCGTCCGTGAAGAAGGGCTCGGGTCAGCAGTCGATCGCCACGACGATGGCGTTCGTCCGGCTGCTCAAGGACCTCATGCGGGACAAGGAGATCGGCAAGCGGTTCGTGCTGATCGCGCCGGACGAGTACCGCACGTTCGGCATGGACTCCTTCTTCCCGAGTGCGAAGATCTACAACCCGCTCGGCCAGCAGTACGAGTCGGTCGACCGGGAGCTGCTGCTCGCGTACAAGGAGTCGCCGACCGGGCAGATGCTGCACGACGGCATCTCCGAGGCGGGCTGCACGGCCTCCCTGATCGCGGCCGGCTCGGCCTACGCCACGCACGGCGAGCCGCTGATCCCGGTCTACGTCTTCTACTCGATGTTCGGTTTCCAGCGCACCGGTGACCAGTTCTGGCAGATGTCGGACCAGTTGGCGCGCGGTTTCGTCCTGGGGGCGACCGCCGGGCGCACGACCCTGACCGGTGAGGGCCTCCAGCACGCGGACGGCCACTCCCAGCTGCTCGCCTCGACCAACCCGGGCTGCGTCGCCTACGACCCCGCCTTCGGTTTCGAGATCGCGCACATCGTGCAGGACGGGCTCCGCCGGATGTACGGCAGCTCCGCCGAGCACCCGCACGGCGAGGACGTCTTCTACTACCTCACCGTCTACAACGAGCCCATCCAGCACCCCGCCGAGCCGGCGAACGTGGACGCCGAGGGCATCCTCAAGGGCATCCACCGCTTCAGCGAGGGCACCTCGGGGTCGATTCCGGCGCAGATCATCGCGTCCGGTGTGGCCGTCCCGTGGGCGCTCCAGGCGCAGAAGATCCTCGCCGAGGACTGGAACGTCAAGGCCGACGTCTGGTCGGCGACCTCCTGGAACGAGCTGCGGCGCGAGGCCGTCGAGGTCGAGCGGCACAACCTGCTGCACCCCGAGGAGGAGCAGCAGGTGCCGTACGTGACGCGCAAGCTCTCCGGGGCCGAGGGGCCGTTCGTGGCCGTCTCGGACTGGATGCGGTCGGTGCCGGACCAGATCGCCCGCTGGGTGCCGGGCACGTACCAGTCGCTGGGCGCGGACGGCTTCGGCTTCGCCGACACCCGCGGTGCTGCGCGCCGCTTCTTCCACATCGACGCCGAGTCGGTGGTCGTGGCGGTGCTGACCGAGCTGGCTCGGGAGGGCAAGGTCGACCGGTCGCTGCTGAAGCAGGCCATCGACCGGTACCAACTGCTGGACGTCGCTGCGGCGGACCCGGGGGCCGCCGGGGGCGACGCGTAG
- a CDS encoding potassium channel family protein, protein MHEGTAQPRWDRQDRWEQWTQRPLLALAVMYAVAYAVPIVDTSAGRSTTVVCTAVEWTVWGAFAADYLIRLALTTGRRRFVRTHWLDLCAVVLPLLQPLRLLRLVSTLLLVGRRARMASQIRMTTYVVGAVVGLLMFGSLAVLSVERESPGGNIRTLGDALWWSFTTMTTVGYGDHSPTTGLGRIIAVGLMLSGIALLGVVTANIAAWFIERFEKDDVEERAQTEAILALTEEVRALRSEVAALRDGARKAPSLTAGHPPH, encoded by the coding sequence ATGCACGAAGGAACGGCGCAGCCCCGATGGGACCGGCAGGACCGGTGGGAGCAGTGGACGCAACGGCCGTTGCTGGCCCTCGCCGTGATGTACGCCGTCGCCTACGCGGTGCCGATCGTGGACACCTCCGCCGGTCGTTCGACGACGGTGGTGTGCACCGCGGTCGAGTGGACGGTGTGGGGGGCGTTCGCCGCGGACTATCTGATCCGGCTGGCGCTGACGACCGGGCGGCGGCGGTTCGTCCGTACGCACTGGCTGGACCTGTGCGCGGTCGTGCTGCCGCTGCTCCAGCCGTTGCGGCTGTTGCGGCTGGTCTCGACGCTGCTGCTGGTGGGCCGGCGGGCCCGGATGGCCTCGCAGATCCGGATGACGACGTACGTCGTGGGCGCGGTCGTCGGGCTGCTGATGTTCGGCTCGCTCGCCGTGCTGTCGGTCGAGCGCGAGTCGCCGGGCGGGAACATCCGGACACTGGGTGACGCGCTGTGGTGGTCGTTCACCACGATGACGACCGTGGGGTACGGGGACCACTCGCCGACCACCGGCCTGGGGCGGATCATCGCCGTGGGACTGATGCTCTCCGGGATCGCCCTGCTGGGTGTGGTGACCGCGAACATCGCCGCGTGGTTCATCGAGCGGTTCGAGAAGGACGACGTCGAGGAACGCGCGCAGACGGAGGCGATCCTGGCGTTGACGGAGGAGGTGAGGGCGCTGCGGAGCGAGGTCGCGGCGCTGCGGGACGGCGCCCGGAAGGCCCCGTCCCTGACCGCCGGCCACCCGCCCCACTAG